A genome region from Microbacterium terricola includes the following:
- a CDS encoding leucyl aminopeptidase, with amino-acid sequence MSLPELTFSTSPLRDSDADAILLAVPALAGAAPGAFDGWPGLEATLQAVGFTGAVGSYQRLHVPASVERPLAVVGLGGSTDVAAVRDAVGAGLRQLTGFATVAVGLLVDDAALTQAAAEGATLGGYRFDGYKTEAPKPRAAQVVVHGASLTDEQVAAVRAGAAAVALVKDLVSIPAEWLGPDDFAQRAVTAVADLPVEVTVLDEQALRDGGYGGIVGVGQGSDRPPRLVRLDYAPAGASRHIALVGKGITFDTGGLSLKPAAGMVGMKYDMCGAATALAVLRAIAERGLPIRVTAWLCVADNMPSGRATRPGDVVRILDGTTVEVLNTDAEGRLVLADGLVAASREHPDVIVDVATLTGAITVALGTRHAGVMGDDDAVAGYLAAAEAAGELAWRLPLPAHMTEELDSPIADLQNAKIGDPAGGSLFAGLFLRHFVGRVSDEADAPRIPWVHLDIAGVGMNKGGGFGYTDKGPTGATVRSLIGYIEGEAAA; translated from the coding sequence ATGTCGCTCCCCGAGCTCACCTTCAGCACGTCCCCCCTCCGAGACTCCGACGCCGACGCGATCCTCCTCGCCGTGCCCGCCCTGGCTGGTGCCGCGCCGGGGGCGTTCGACGGCTGGCCCGGGCTGGAGGCGACGCTGCAGGCGGTCGGCTTCACGGGTGCCGTCGGCTCGTATCAGCGGCTCCACGTCCCCGCGAGCGTCGAGCGACCCCTCGCGGTCGTGGGGCTCGGCGGCAGCACTGACGTCGCCGCCGTGCGGGATGCCGTCGGCGCAGGTCTGCGTCAGCTGACCGGGTTCGCCACCGTCGCCGTCGGGCTGCTCGTCGACGACGCCGCACTGACGCAGGCGGCGGCCGAGGGCGCGACGCTGGGTGGCTACCGGTTCGACGGCTACAAGACCGAGGCCCCGAAACCCCGCGCCGCGCAGGTCGTCGTGCACGGCGCATCCCTGACCGACGAGCAGGTCGCCGCCGTGCGCGCGGGAGCTGCGGCCGTGGCGCTCGTGAAGGACCTCGTGTCGATCCCGGCCGAATGGCTCGGGCCGGACGACTTCGCGCAGCGCGCCGTCACGGCCGTGGCGGACCTCCCCGTCGAGGTGACGGTGCTCGACGAGCAGGCGCTGCGCGACGGCGGCTACGGAGGCATCGTCGGGGTCGGGCAGGGATCCGACCGGCCGCCACGACTCGTGCGGCTGGATTACGCACCGGCCGGCGCCTCGCGCCATATCGCTCTGGTCGGCAAGGGCATCACGTTCGACACCGGCGGCCTCTCGCTCAAGCCCGCTGCCGGCATGGTCGGCATGAAGTACGACATGTGCGGCGCGGCGACCGCCCTGGCCGTCCTGCGCGCGATCGCCGAGCGCGGCCTCCCCATCCGGGTGACGGCCTGGCTGTGCGTCGCGGACAACATGCCGTCGGGCCGGGCGACCCGCCCGGGAGATGTCGTGCGCATCCTCGACGGCACGACGGTCGAGGTGCTCAACACCGATGCGGAGGGGCGCCTCGTGCTCGCGGACGGACTCGTCGCCGCCAGCCGGGAGCACCCCGACGTGATCGTCGACGTCGCCACGCTCACCGGTGCCATCACCGTCGCGCTGGGCACCCGGCACGCCGGGGTCATGGGCGATGACGACGCGGTCGCCGGCTACCTCGCCGCCGCCGAGGCCGCAGGGGAGCTCGCGTGGCGACTGCCCCTCCCCGCCCACATGACCGAGGAGCTGGACTCCCCCATCGCCGACCTCCAGAACGCGAAGATCGGCGATCCCGCCGGTGGATCCCTGTTCGCCGGTCTCTTCCTGCGCCACTTCGTCGGTCGCGTGTCGGACGAGGCCGATGCCCCCCGCATCCCGTGGGTGCACCTGGATATCGCCGGCGTCGGCATGAACAAGGGCGGCGGGTTCGGCTACACGGACAAGGGACCGACCGGAGCGACCGTCCGATCGCTGATCGGCTACATCGAGGGCGAGGCGGCAGCATGA
- a CDS encoding proteasome assembly chaperone family protein: MPSSAALYETVATAPSVPRGLPLVITLTGFTDAGGAVARLVDYLRDDLDLAPIASFSNDVLLDYRARRPLISFDQDHLTGYRPARLELALAHDAFGQPFLSLAGYEPDFAWDAFTQAVLALAEAYEVSTVTWVHAIPMPVPHTRPIGATVSGTRAELTEAHSVWKPHTQVPASIGHLLEYRFAEAGAVVAGFALLVPHYLADTDYPAAALAGLDSLTAATGLVFSGDSLRDENREYLAKVDDQVSGSDELARMLQGLEERYDAYMAGSTLATPMIHTGDLPSADELAAELERFLATRPHGDDDRRS; this comes from the coding sequence ATGCCTTCGTCCGCCGCGCTGTATGAGACCGTCGCCACCGCGCCGAGCGTTCCGCGCGGCCTGCCGCTGGTCATCACGCTGACCGGCTTCACCGACGCGGGCGGCGCCGTCGCCCGTCTGGTCGACTACCTGCGTGACGACCTCGACCTCGCGCCAATCGCGTCGTTCTCGAACGATGTGCTGCTCGACTATCGCGCGCGGCGTCCGCTCATCTCGTTCGACCAGGACCACCTCACCGGGTACCGCCCTGCTCGCCTCGAGCTCGCGCTCGCGCACGACGCGTTCGGTCAGCCGTTCCTGAGCCTGGCCGGCTACGAGCCCGACTTCGCCTGGGATGCGTTCACCCAGGCGGTGCTGGCGCTGGCCGAGGCCTACGAGGTGTCGACCGTGACATGGGTGCACGCGATCCCCATGCCGGTGCCGCACACCCGCCCGATCGGCGCGACCGTGAGCGGCACACGCGCGGAGCTGACCGAGGCCCACTCGGTCTGGAAGCCGCACACCCAGGTCCCCGCGAGCATCGGCCACCTGCTGGAGTACCGCTTCGCCGAGGCCGGCGCCGTGGTCGCCGGGTTCGCCCTGCTCGTTCCGCACTATCTGGCCGATACGGACTATCCCGCAGCGGCCCTGGCGGGGCTCGACAGCCTGACCGCAGCCACGGGTCTCGTCTTCAGCGGCGACTCGCTGCGCGACGAGAACCGCGAGTACCTCGCGAAGGTCGACGACCAGGTGTCCGGCAGCGATGAGCTCGCCCGGATGCTGCAGGGCCTCGAGGAGCGCTACGACGCCTACATGGCCGGATCGACCTTGGCCACGCCGATGATCCACACGGGCGATCTGCCGAGCGCCGACGAACTCGCGGCCGAGCTGGAGCGCTTCCTGGCCACGCGCCCGCACGGCGACGACGACCGCCGCTCCTGA
- the sucB gene encoding 2-oxoglutarate dehydrogenase, E2 component, dihydrolipoamide succinyltransferase, whose protein sequence is MSTSVVLPALGESVTEGTVTRWLKQVGDTVQEDEGLLEISTDKVDTEIPSPVSGVIEEILVQEDETVEVGAVLAKIGDGSGAAAEAPAEQPAEAPAAEAPAEQPAAEQPAAEAPAAEAQPAASGEGKDVVLPELGESVTEGTVTRWLKAVGDSVEVDEPLLEISTDKVDTEIPSPFAGVLQAILVGEDETVEVGAALARIGDSAAPAAETPAAPAAEAPAETPAPAAEAPAPAAPAPAAPAPAAAAPAAAAAAPAPAAAPAAAAAAAVGEDVAYVTPLVRRLAQQQGVDLGTVTGTGVGGRIRKEDVLKAAEAAKAPAAPAAAPAAPAPAPLEVSPLRGTTQPFSRLRKVLAERAVASMQQTAQLTTVVKVDVTKVAGYRTAVQSDFVAKTGGKLSFLPFFVLAAAEALQAYPVVNATVDGTNIVYPQTENISIAVDTERGLLTPVLRDAGTKTLAEISGEIADLAARTRENKLKPDELAGGTFTVTNTGSRGALFDTPVVFLPQSAILGTGAVVKEPGVVKVDGVDAIGIRSYVYLALSYDHRIVDGADAARFLGAVKARLEAADFQGNLGI, encoded by the coding sequence ATGAGCACTTCCGTGGTCCTCCCCGCGCTCGGCGAGAGCGTCACCGAGGGTACGGTCACCCGCTGGCTCAAGCAGGTCGGCGACACCGTTCAGGAGGACGAGGGACTCCTCGAGATCTCCACCGACAAGGTCGACACCGAGATTCCCTCGCCCGTCAGCGGCGTGATCGAAGAGATCCTCGTGCAGGAGGACGAGACCGTCGAGGTCGGCGCCGTCCTGGCGAAGATCGGCGACGGCTCGGGTGCGGCCGCGGAGGCCCCCGCTGAGCAGCCCGCTGAGGCTCCTGCCGCTGAGGCCCCCGCCGAGCAGCCCGCTGCCGAGCAGCCTGCTGCGGAGGCACCTGCGGCCGAGGCCCAGCCCGCGGCGAGCGGCGAGGGCAAGGACGTCGTCCTCCCCGAACTCGGCGAGAGCGTGACCGAGGGCACCGTGACCCGCTGGCTCAAGGCCGTCGGCGACAGCGTCGAGGTCGATGAGCCGCTGCTGGAGATCTCCACCGACAAGGTCGACACCGAGATCCCGTCGCCCTTCGCGGGCGTGCTCCAGGCCATCCTGGTCGGCGAGGACGAGACCGTCGAGGTCGGTGCAGCGCTCGCGCGCATCGGCGACAGCGCCGCACCCGCGGCCGAGACTCCTGCCGCCCCGGCGGCTGAGGCGCCGGCGGAGACGCCTGCTCCCGCGGCCGAGGCTCCGGCGCCCGCCGCCCCGGCTCCCGCAGCTCCGGCTCCGGCCGCTGCTGCTCCTGCCGCTGCCGCTGCCGCTCCGGCTCCTGCCGCTGCTCCGGCCGCTGCTGCCGCAGCCGCCGTCGGTGAGGACGTCGCGTACGTCACCCCGCTGGTGCGCCGCCTGGCTCAGCAGCAGGGTGTCGACCTCGGCACCGTGACCGGCACCGGCGTCGGCGGACGCATCCGCAAGGAGGACGTGCTGAAGGCCGCCGAGGCGGCGAAGGCGCCGGCCGCGCCCGCAGCCGCACCGGCCGCTCCGGCTCCCGCACCGCTCGAGGTGTCGCCGCTGCGCGGCACGACGCAGCCGTTCTCCCGCCTGCGCAAGGTCCTCGCCGAGCGCGCTGTCGCCTCGATGCAGCAGACCGCACAGCTCACGACCGTCGTGAAGGTCGACGTCACGAAGGTGGCCGGCTACCGCACCGCGGTGCAGTCCGACTTCGTCGCCAAGACGGGCGGCAAGCTGTCGTTCCTGCCGTTCTTCGTGCTCGCCGCGGCCGAGGCCCTCCAGGCCTACCCCGTCGTGAACGCGACGGTCGACGGCACGAACATCGTGTACCCGCAGACCGAGAACATCTCGATCGCGGTCGACACGGAGCGCGGACTGCTCACGCCGGTCCTCCGCGACGCGGGCACCAAGACGCTCGCCGAGATCTCGGGTGAGATCGCCGACCTGGCCGCACGCACGCGCGAGAACAAGCTGAAGCCCGACGAGCTCGCCGGCGGCACCTTCACGGTGACCAACACCGGTTCGCGCGGCGCCCTGTTCGACACGCCTGTGGTGTTCCTGCCGCAGTCGGCGATCCTCGGCACCGGCGCGGTCGTCAAGGAGCCCGGTGTCGTGAAGGTCGACGGCGTCGACGCCATCGGTATCCGCTCGTACGTGTACCTCGCGCTGTCGTACGATCACCGCATCGTCGACGGTGCGGATGCTGCGCGCTTCCTCGGTGCGGTCAAGGCCCGCCTCGAGGCGGCCGACTTCCAGGGCAACCTCGGCATCTGA
- the lpdA gene encoding dihydrolipoyl dehydrogenase, producing MTEHTFDLVVLGGGSGGYAAALRAAELGRSVALIEKDKVGGTCLHRGCIPTKALLHAADVAESAKDAAAVGVRATFEGVDPAGVRTYREGIVAKKYKGLQGLVAARGITVVAGEGRLEAGPAVRVGDDLYRGTDVVLATGSYSRSLPGLEIGGRVLTSEHALELDEIPGRVVILGGGVIGVEFASVWRSFGSDVTIVEALDHLVPNEDIALSKAVERAFRKRGIVSSLGVRFAGVTQTDDTVTVSLENGTAIEADYLLVAVGRGPATDGRGYAETGVELDRGFVRTDERLRTAVPHVWAVGDIVQGLQLAHRGFQQGIFVAEEIAGLSPVLVPDVQIPRVTYSSPEVASVGLTQAQAVAAHGEAGVVAYEYNLAGNGRSEIIGTAGLVKVVRAVDGPVLGVHLVGDRVGELITEGQLAVGWEAHPEDIAPFIHAHPTQSEALGEAFLALAGKPLHAL from the coding sequence ATGACCGAGCACACGTTCGACCTGGTGGTCCTCGGCGGCGGGAGCGGCGGCTACGCAGCCGCGCTGCGTGCCGCCGAGCTCGGGCGCTCCGTGGCACTGATCGAGAAGGACAAGGTCGGCGGGACGTGCCTGCACCGCGGCTGCATCCCCACGAAGGCGCTGCTGCACGCCGCAGACGTCGCCGAATCCGCGAAGGATGCTGCGGCTGTCGGTGTCCGCGCGACGTTCGAGGGTGTCGACCCCGCCGGTGTGCGGACCTATCGCGAGGGGATCGTCGCCAAGAAGTACAAGGGACTGCAGGGGCTCGTCGCCGCACGCGGGATCACCGTCGTCGCCGGCGAGGGGCGGCTCGAGGCCGGTCCGGCTGTGCGGGTCGGCGACGACCTCTACCGGGGCACCGACGTCGTGCTGGCGACGGGCTCGTACAGCAGGAGCCTCCCCGGCCTCGAGATCGGCGGCCGCGTCCTCACCAGCGAGCACGCGCTCGAGCTCGACGAGATCCCCGGTCGGGTGGTCATCCTCGGCGGCGGCGTGATCGGGGTCGAGTTCGCGAGCGTGTGGCGCTCCTTCGGCTCGGACGTCACGATCGTCGAGGCGCTCGACCACCTCGTGCCCAATGAGGACATCGCTCTGAGCAAGGCGGTCGAGCGCGCCTTCCGCAAACGCGGCATCGTCTCTTCGCTGGGCGTTCGATTCGCCGGCGTGACGCAGACCGACGACACCGTGACCGTCAGCCTCGAGAACGGCACCGCCATCGAGGCCGACTACCTCCTCGTCGCCGTCGGGCGCGGACCTGCCACCGATGGGCGGGGATACGCCGAGACGGGCGTCGAGCTCGACCGCGGTTTCGTCCGCACGGACGAGCGCCTCCGCACCGCCGTGCCGCATGTGTGGGCCGTGGGCGACATCGTGCAGGGTCTCCAGCTGGCGCACCGAGGATTCCAGCAGGGCATCTTCGTCGCGGAGGAGATCGCAGGACTGTCGCCGGTGCTCGTGCCGGATGTCCAGATCCCGCGCGTGACCTACTCGAGTCCCGAGGTCGCATCGGTCGGGCTCACCCAGGCGCAGGCCGTCGCCGCGCACGGCGAAGCCGGGGTGGTGGCCTACGAGTACAACCTGGCGGGAAACGGCCGCAGCGAGATCATCGGAACGGCGGGCCTGGTGAAGGTGGTGCGTGCCGTCGACGGCCCGGTCCTCGGCGTGCACCTGGTCGGCGATCGGGTCGGCGAGCTCATCACGGAGGGTCAGCTCGCGGTCGGGTGGGAGGCGCATCCGGAAGACATCGCGCCGTTCATCCACGCGCACCCGACCCAGAGTGAGGCCCTGGGCGAGGCCTTCCTCGCGCTCGCGGGCAAGCCGCTGCACGCGCTCTGA